CTGCCGAATACTACGACGATGTCGTACTCATTTTTCAGGTTTCTGGCCAGGTCCAGGATATAACGCTGTGACCCGCCTAATTCTGATTCAGTGGTAATGTAAAGTATCTTCTTTTTCATTTTTATTGACTTAACCTCCCTTTTTGGCGATAATTAGTGTAAGAAACCGATCGCGGTTTTCTTTATTTACGGCCAAGGAACATGAATTCCCGGCCGCACAAAAAGCTCTTAGCCCTTTTATCTTAGCATTTTTATTCTAATTTTTCAAAAATATGAGCAAATGTTTAGTTACCGGCGGCGCCGGTTTTATCGGCTCCAATCTGGTCGACCAGCTGGTCAAGCTCGGCCATGAGGTCGTGATAATCGACGACTTGAAAGCAGGTAAACGGGAATATATCAACCCGGCAGCCGCCTTTCATCAGCTTGACATCCGCGACCTTGAAGCCATCAAGCCGGTTTTTGCCGGTATCGATTACGTCTTTCACTTGGCGGCTTGGCCAAGGGTCCAGCCTTCGATCCAGGATCCGGTGACCACCCATGAGGTCAATCTGACCGGCACCCTCAATGTTTTGGTGGCCGCCCGCGATGCGCAAGTCAAGAAGGTGGTCTATAGCTCTTCATCTTCCGTTTACGGCAACCAGGAGCAGATGCCTTTGACCGAAAGTATGCCGACCAACCCATTGTCTCCCTATGCTTTGCAGAAGCTTTGCGGGGAATTCTATTGCCGCCTGTTCAGCGAAGTCTATGGTTTGCCTACCGTTTGCTTGCGCTATTTCAATGTTTACGGCTATCGCCAGCCGCTGGAGGGTGCCTACACACTGGTCATTGGCATCTTCATCCGCCAGAAGCTGGCCGGCGAACCCTTGACCATAGTCGGTAATGGCGAACAGAAGCGCGATTACACTTCAGTCATCGATATTGTCCGCGCTAATATCATGGCCGCCGAGAGCGGCGTTAGCAAGGGCGAGTCCATCAACATCGGCCGCGGCCGTAATTTCAGTGTCAATGAGGTTGCGGCTATAATCGGCGGCCCGACCGCACCATTGCCAGAGCGGCTGGAGCCCAAGGTCACGTTGGCTGATAATGGCCTGGCCAAAGAGCTTCTGGGCTGGGAGCCGACGGTCAATCTGCCGGAATGGCTGGAGGAGCACAAGAAGGAAATCGGCCTGGCATAAGATGCGAATTAAATCATTCTCATAAAAACCTGATCAGAAATAGGAGGTTTTTTTATTTGCCATATGGGGAAAACAAGTATCGGATTCATCGGCCAAGGCTGGATCGGCCGCAATTATGCCAATGACTTTGAAAAAAGGGGGTATGACGTCGTCCGCTATTCATTAGAGCAGGAATTTTCGGGCAACGGAGAAAAAATCGCCGCTTGCGACATTGTTTTCATTGCCGTGCCGACCCCGACTACGCCCGACGGATTCGATGACAGTTATGTCAGCGATGCGCTGAAGAATGTCGGTGCCGGCAGCACGGCTGTCATCAAATCGACAATCTTACCCGGAACGACCGAGGCGTTGCAACAGCGTTATCCAAACGTATTCGTTATGCATTCGCCGGAGTTCTTGGTTGAAAAGACTGCCGCCTATGACGCGGCCAATCCGACCAGAAACATTATCGGCATACCGATTGAAAATCAGGAATATCGGACACGGGCCGAAAGAGTGCTTAGCGTCTTGCCGAAAGCGCCTTTCGAACTGATTTGTTCATCCAAGGAGGCTGAACTGATAAAGTATGGCGCTAATGTATTTTTGTATATCAAGGTCATATATGCGAATTTGCTTTATGATCTGGCCGATAAGTCTGGCTGCGACTGGGAAAAGGTTAGGGACATGGTCTCGGCTGATCCGAGAATCGGCAAGAGCCACATGAACCCTGTTGACGACAGCGGCCGCGGTGCCGGCGGGCATTGCTTCATCAAGGATTTCGAGGCCTTCGCACGATTATATCAATCAGTTGTCGGTGATGTGCCGGGAATGGAGGTCCTAGGGAGCATTAGGGATAAGAATATTGACTTATTGCTGAAAAGCCAGAAAAACTTGGAGTTGTTGAAGGAGGTGTATGGTGAGAAAATAAGAGAAAGTTATTAATAATTTTTTTACCTAACATTAAATAAATTTGTGTTAATTTTCAAAGCCGGCAAGACGGCCAGTTCTTATTGACACCCAGTGACACCTAAAATATAATATAAGAATGACTCAAGAAATCTTGCCAAACGCCGTATATACTACTGAGGAAGCAGAAAAATTGCTTAAGATCAGTAATAGCACCATGAAACGGATGCTGAAAAACGGGCTAATCAAGGCCAATAAGGTCGGCAAACAATACCGTATCTTGGGGCTGGAGCTCTTGCGATTAGTGTCTCCCAAAGTTGAGAAGAAAGCTATTGAAAAATATTTGAATCTGAAGAAGAAAGTCATCGAAAAGACCAGCAGCTGGTAAGTATTCGGCGGCTTTTTTATTTTGATAGCAGGGATTTTAAAATTAATATTCACAACAAAAAATGGAACGCATCTTGAACTTCGTAAAGACGAATTACCGGCAGTTCGGCAAGTATTTCATTGTCGGCTCTTCGGGGCTGGTCATTGACATGAGCACGTTGATCTATCTCAAGGAGATTTGGGGCTTTGAACCTCTGACTGCAGTCGTCGTCAATCAGATTTTTTTGCTGATCTATATCTTTACCCTGAATAAGTATTGGTCGTTCAAGGAGAAATCCCTGCCGCATAAGCAGATTGTCAGGTTCGCAATCTTGGCCGGATTCAACTACACCTTCGCTGTCGCTTCCATGTATCTCTTCAACCACAAGCTGGGGTTCGACTACCGTCTAGTCCGCATGGGCAGCATCGCCATGATGGTGACGTGGAACTTTTTCCTTTATAAACACTGGGTCTACAAAGAATAATATGCCTAAAAAAGACGTAAAAGAGTATTTCGACAAAATCGCGGATAAGCGCGACAAGTGGCGGGCCAGAAGCAGCTATTATCATGACGACATCAAATCATTGATGCGTTTCATTGTGCCGGCAGAGGCTTCGGTCTTGGAAATCGGCACGGCGACCGGCGACGTTTTAGCGCACCTCAAGCCCACCAGGGGGCTGGGAGTCGATATCAGCGAGGGCATGATCGGTATCGCACGCAAGAAATATCCGGATTTGCGCTTCGAGGTCGCCGACGCGGAAAATATTAAAATAGATGAGAAATTTGATTATATCCTGCTGTCCGACATGATCAGCTTTTTTGATGACATCCAGGGTGTTTTTAAGGAACTTCACAAAGTATCTGATCATGGGTCGAGAATCGTGATTACCTATTACAATTATCTTTGGGAGCCGGTCATGGCCTTGGCCGAGAAGATTGGCCTCAAGATGCCTCAGCCGGTGCAGAATTGGATCACCAAGCACGACGTGGAAAATTTGCTGTACCTCTCCGGTTTCGAAATCGTTAAGACCGGCCAGCGCCTGCTGATTCCTAAATATATACCAGTGCTGTCGTGGCTGTTCAACAAGTATCTGGCCAAGATGCCGCTAATCAAGCGTCTGTGCTTGGTCAATTATTGCGTCGCCCGCCAGCGGGCGGAAAAATACAGTTCCACGATCGCGCCCGAATCGGTTTCGGTTGTCATACCAGCACGCAATGAGAAGGGAAATATCGAGGATGCGGTCAAGCGTGTGCCTAATATGGGTTCACACACTGAGATTATCTTCGTCGAGGGCAACTCGACAGATGATACGCTGGAAGAGATGAAGCGGGTCCAGGCGGCTTACCCGGATAAAGACATCAAAGTCTTCGTCCAAGAAGGCAAGGGCAAGGGTGATGCCGTGCGTAAGGGTTTTAAGAACGCGACTGGCGACATCTTGATGATCCTCGACGCCGACCTGACCGTGCGTCCGGAGGAACTGCCTAAGTTCTATGAAGCGCTCAATCAGTCGGCCGGAGAATTTATCAACGGCTCGCGCCTGGTCTACCAGCTTGAGGATGACTCGATGCGCTTCCTGAACATCTTGGGCAACAAGTTCTTCAGCTCGATGTTCAGCTGGCTATTGGATCAGGAGATCAAGGACACCCTCTGCGGCACCAAGGTCCTGCGCCGGACAGAGTACGAGAAGATCATCAAGGGCCGGAGCTTCTTCGGCGACTTCGATCCTTTCGGCGACTTCGACCTGCTTTTCGGCGCCGCCAAGCTCAATCTCAAGATCGTCGATTTGCCTATCAGATATCAGGCCCGCGTCTACGGCGAGACCAACATCTCGCGCTTCCGCCACGGCTGGATCCTTTTGAAGATGTGTTTCTTTGCCATGAAAAAGATTAAATTCATCTGATGCTCAAGGATTTCCTGGACAAAAGGATTAGGCGCAAGACCAATTCAGGCTTCTTCATGCCGGAAATCGACGGCTTGAGATTCCTAGCGATCCTGATGGTCGTCTGCATCCACGTCTACGGCTTCGTCCTGGTCAAATATCCATATCCGGGCGAGCTCGGTTATCCGATTTTCAGAGGATTCTTTGAAAACGGCTTCAAAGGGGTGGAATTATTCTTCGTAATCAGCGGCTTCATCCTGGCTCTGCCGTTCGCCAAGCACCTGCTCAAGGGCGGCGCCAAGGTCGATATCAGAAAGTTCTATCTGCGGCGGCTGACCAGGCTCGAGCCGCCTTACATGATCGCGCTGTTCGCGACCTTCTTCCTGCTGATTATCAAGCATAAGTACGATTTCGCCGGGCTGTTTCCCGGATTGCTCGCCTCGGTCTTTTATCTGCATAATTTCTTTGATACCTTGCCTTGGGTCAACGGGGTGACCTGGTCGCTGGAGATAGAGATGCAATTCTATCTCTTGGCCCCTTTTATCGCAGCAGTCTTCGGCTTATCGCCCAAAAGGAGAAGGGCGCTGCTAGCCGGCCTGATTTTCTTATTGCCGGCAATCCAGGCCTTTTTCCCGACCGACCACCGCTCGTTATATAATTTTCTGCAATATTTCCTGGTCGGCTATCTTTTGGTCGATTTTTATCTGAGCGGGCTAACCAAGACTTGGTCCAAGAGCTTGAACGGTCTCGCCGGCGTTTGCTTACTGATTTTGATAATCTATCTACCGATTTCGGATAAGTTCATCGGGGTTAGGGCTGGGGAGCCGCTGTACTATCAGTTCATTTATTTGGCCGCGATTTTCCTGTTTTATCTCCTGGTTTTGTCCGAAGGGCTTTGGAAAAAGATATTCAGCAACAGCCTCGTGGCCGCGATAGGCGGCATGTGCTACACCATATATCTGTGGCACGAGTTGGTGATTTCGGCAGTCGGCAATAAGAGCATCCATATTTTCACCGGAGGGGGGGGCGCTTTGCCGGTGGTGGTCATGGTTCAGCTTTTAATCATCCTGCCGGCAACGGTGTTAGTGAGTTTATTTTTCTATGTTACAATAGAAAGACCCTGCATGGATCAGATGTGGGTTAAGAATTTGATTATGTTTTTATTCAAACTAGCCAATCGGCTCTTCAGTATCCAGTGGCTCTACAAGCCGCTTTATTTCATGTACAAGCGTTTTTCCGACCGTGACAAGATCGCTTTTCTGCGCGACAAGATCAATCCAGGCATGACCGTCGTGGACATTGGAGCCAACATCGGCTTTTACACCATTCTGCTTTCGAAGCTGGTCGGCAAGACCGGAAAGGTCTACGCTTTCGAGCCGGAAAAAAGGAATTTCGACCTGCTCAAGAAATACGCCGCCGGATTAGATAATGTCGTACTGATCGACAAGGCTGTTGGCGAGAAGACCGGCAAGATTAAGCTGTACAAATCGAAGGATCTGAATGTCGATCATCAGACATATGATATCGGAGAGGGAAGGACTATCGAAGAGATCGATTGCGTCGCCATCGATGATTTCTTAGCCGATCAGCCGAAAGTCGATTTCATCAAGATCGATATCCAGGGCTATGACTTCTTCGCTATCAAGGGGATGGCCAAAATTTTGGCAGGAAACAGCCTGTCGATCATCGGCGAGTTCTGGCCTTATGGCCTAGAGAAGGCCGGTGTGGCCCCAGAGGAATATCTGGATTTCTTGAAGAGCCTCGGCTACAGGCTTACGGAATTCGGCAGCGACAAGGATTTTACATATGAGATCAAGGGCGACCCCAAGCTTTATTATCTTGATTATCTGGCGATCAAATGAGTAAGCTGACCAGCCATCTTGAGGAGTGCTTCAAGGCAAACCGGCCGTTGGCCGGTTTGTTGGCGGTTTATTTTGCGGTCGCCGCCTATCATTTTTTCAGACAAGGGCTGGTCCATTTTGACGAGGCGCTTTTCGTCGTAGTCGTTAACACTTATTCCAGCATTATCCACGAAGCTCTGACCAATTGGCGCGGGCTGTTCGGCTCAGGCTTTCTGGGGCAGCTCATGGCCGACTACGGCAACATCTACACCTCGGCCAGGCCATCCTACATCTTGCCGGCCGTGCTGGCTGACGCGTTCGTCCCGGCACAATTCGTGACCAGGCTTTTGAATCTCCTAGCGGGTGCTGGCACGGTAATCTATTTCTATCGCATCCAGGATTTTTTCAGTATCGATAAGACCCTGAAGTTCTTTTCAACCCTGCTGTTGATTATTTCGCCTCTCTTCCTGATGTACGGCCGCATCGGGCTGTCGCAGTATTTATCAGCTTTCCTTTTACTGGCGACAGTCTTCCATCTTCTGCGCTTCGTTGACAAAGGCGAGCGCCGGGAGTTGAAAATAGCATCGGTCTTCCTCTCACTCTTGCTCATGAGCCACTACAATATCCTACCCGTTGTTTTCCTTATCTGCGTGTTCGTCTTGTTTCATCTTTTTAAAACCAAAAAACCAGTCAGCGATTATCTGACTTTCGCCAGCAATTTCCTTTTTCTGCCCTTGGTCTGGGAGGCGATTACCCGATTGGGCGTATTCCTGGCTAGCTACAAGAATCTGGTCGCCCTGGGCGGCGATCAGCGCCTTTATTCGTATTTCCAGGAGGTGATCAATCAGCTTAGCGGCGTGAGCAGCACCAAGGGATTCGCCCTGGACCAGCCGCTGTACTATTTCAAACTATTGTTCCAGACCGAAGGTTTAGTTTTTTCTATCCTGCTCGCTGCCGCCCTGTTCTGGATACTCCTTAATATCAGAAAGATAAGATATGGCTACATCTTCGTTTTGGCCTATTTTTTCATTGTCTTCTTTTCCTTGTCATATCTTAAATTCCCTCGCAATTTCGTAACCATCCTGCCATTGGTTTATCTCTCCATCCCTGTAGCTTTGCAGCATTTCCTGACCACTCGCCGTAACAGCGCAAAAAGAATCGCGCCAGCAATCCTGATTCTGGTCCTGGTTATCGGAGCAGGGATCAATTATCGCAACTATCGGGCGATATACGGACTAAAGACGAATTTCCAGGAGATTGCCCGGTGGATCACGAAAAAATACGACAAGGATTCGACGCTGGTACTGACCTCGATTCCGCCGGTCTATCGCGTTTATCTGCCTGGTTATCGCGTAGAGGGCGTGTATGAGCCGTCATCTTGGCAGGAGCAGGCCAAAGGCAAAAAGAATATCATCTACGTCAGGGATTACACCACAACCATGAACGCATATGATTTAGACGTGTCCGGATATCGTTTCAAAACCGTTCAAGAGTTTGAAGATAACGTGCACGACCTGCCGCCTTTGATCTTGGAATATTATTACCGCAGCGCTGCTGACAGCCAGAAGATGATCGACGGCACGCGCGGCGGCCGCGACAAGATCATTGAGCTGTCACTTTAAGAATCGAATTAATAAGAATAAACAATATGGATTTGGAAAAAATCGTCCCCGAGTATCATTCGAATAACTTTCTCGTGACCTGGCTGTTCCACAAGCGCTTGGCGACTTCAATCTCGTTGTCGGAGACGGTTTTAAAGATGGATGGCGCCAAGATTCTCGACGTCGGCTGCGGCGAAGGTTTGCTGATGAAGATGATTGAAGGGAAATATGCTGGCGTGCAAACCTTCGGCATGGATAACGACAAGGATGTGCTCGCTTTGAAAGGCAAGGTCAAAGGCGAGGTGTCAGTCGGTGACATCAACCGGCTTGAGTACGCTGACAACACGTTCGATGCGGCTTATTGCCTCGATGTTCTGGAGCATATCGAAGACTTGTCCAAGCCAGGTTCGGAGTTGGCAAGAGTCCTGAAGCCCGGCGGCCTCTTGATTATCAGCGGTCCGACCGAGAGTCCGATCTACAAACTTCTCCGATGGGTTATCAAAGGTACCTTCTCCAGCATCGAGGGGCCAGCAGCCAGTCCGCACCTGCTGAATATCTATCAGATAGAGAAATTTTTCAAAGGCGCGAAGTTCGCGTTGGTATCTAAAAAAAGCCTTCCGCTTATTCGTCCGCTCAATCTGTTCAACTTATTAGCCTTCAAGAATGAAAAATAAGCTTCTGCTAACGATTATTGCCTTGGCCTTCATCATCCGCTTGGTGCCGATGTTCTTTTTGAGCTATCCGGTGGAAAATGATGCACCGCAATACCGCGACCTCGGCATCAGTTTGGCCGAGCATCTGCAGTATTCCAGGGATGGCATCAACCCATCCATCGAACGCCCACCGGGCTATCCGGTATTCCTGGCGGTCTTATATAAGTTTTTCGGACAAGGCAAACAGATGGTGATTTTTTTCCAGGTGCTCTTAAGCACGCTGACAGTGTGGCTGACTTTCTGGCTCTCACGCCTTTTGACCGGTAAAGACAAGACCGCTCTTTGGGCAGCTGCCCTCGTGGCCCTCTATCCGCTATTCATCTATTATAATCTGTTTCTTTATTCGGAAACTTATGCCGTGGTCCTGTTTCTTTTGTCTCTGATATTCCTATTGAAAGGTGCCAAATCTAATGATCGTCGGATGTTCTTCTGGAGCGGCTTGGCTTTCGTATTTTTCTTTTTGACCAAACCGATTTTCGCGCCAGCTGGAGCATTATACGTTGCCTTCGTTTGGCTGGCGTTACCCAGAGGGGCGGCACTGAAGAGTTTGGCATTATTCATGCTGCCGATAGTTTTGGTTTGGGGGGCGTGGATCGGGCGCAACTACAAGGCCTTCGGCACGCCGCTGCCTTTCGGCGTCGGACTCGGTCCGGTGCTGTTCGGCGGCAATTATCCCGAATTCAAAGCCGTCTGGCCGGGGTACGATGTCGTTACCAAGATCGCTCCGCCTGGAAACATGAGCCAGATCGAGTATGACGCATATCTCAAAAGCCTGGCCTTCAAATCGATCAAGGAAAATCCCGGCACGACCGCCAAGCTGTTCGCGTATAAGGCAGGCAAATTCCTTTCCACTGTCAGAGACTTCAAGGAGATGGTGATGTTTCGCGGAGGCAGCAAGAATGCCTTTTTGCTCGATGTCGTTTTTCCGATATTATTCCAAGCGTATAAGTATAGCAAGATAATCCTGTCCCTCCTGTTCCTGGCCGGTTCCGCTCTGGTTTTGCGGCGCTTCAAGGACAAGGAAAGCCACCCGATGATTCTGGTGGCCACGGTTTCAGCTTTCAGCTTATTGGCCCATTCCATGCTTTATGTCGACGAGCGCTACCATTTGACAACCTTCCCATTACATGTGATTTTAGCTATATATGCCTTTGAATTAATCAGGAATAAATACAAGAATGAAACTATCAATACTGATCCCAGCGTTTAACGAAAAAACGACCATATTGGAGCTTTTGGCCAAGGTGGAAGCCGTTGACTTGTCATCGCTTGGCGTCGAGAAGGAAATCGTGATTATCGACGATTTTTCGACAGACGGTACCAGGGAAATGATCAAGGACTACCCCGGCGAAGCGGTAAAGATATTCCATGACAAGAATTACGGCAAAGGCCATGCTATCAGGAGCGGCATCGCGCAGATGACGGGCGACATCGCCATAATCCAGGATGCCGACCTGGAATACGACCCGAACGATTACTACAAGCTGGTCAAGCCGATAATAGATGGCGAAGCCGCCGTGGTCTATGGCTCAAGGTACCTGAACAAGAATCAGAAGGGCGGCGCTTTTTATTACTTCGGCGGCCGTATGCTGAGCGTGATGGCTAATCTCCTGTATGGACTGAAAATTACGGACGAGCCGACGTGCTACAAAGTTTTCAAGGCCGACCTTTTGAAGAGTATTGATCTGAAGTGCGAGAAGTTCGAATTCTGCCCTGAGGTAACTGCCAAAGTCGCACGCCAGGGTCACAAGATACTTGAGGTGCCTATTAATTATTATCCCAGGTCCGTTGATGAAGGCAAGAAGATCAAGCTGCATGACGGCCTTGAGGCGATCTGGGTCTTGATAAAATATCGATTCATTAAGTAGCGAACATCAATAATATGAAGCCGAGTGAAAGAGAAGACAATTTATATTCATCAGGTAAGACGACCCAGGTCGAGCGAGAGGAGCGGTTGATGCTGGATATGTTGGGCAAGGGCAATGGGCGGCTGCTCGACATCGGCTGCGGTGAAGGCAGCATATCCATGAAGTTGAAAGAAATGGGATACGCGGTCGTCGGAATAGATTTTTCCCAGGTCGGTGTCGATTTGGCCAGGCAGAAGGGAATCGATGCCCGACAGGTCGATGTCGATGGCGGATTGCCGTTCAGCGATGCCGAGTATGATGCAGTGTGGATGGGGGATATCCTGGAGCACGTTTTCGACCCGATCCAACTGCTGGCCGAATCCCGAAGGGTGATTAATGATGGCGGCAGCGTCTATCTGACCACGCCTAACGACATGTGGATTCTGACCAGGATCAAGGCGCTGTTCGGCTACTCTCCGCAATCCAGTATTTATAGGGCCTGCAGGCAATGCAAGCATCACTCGGTGATGAGTTTGGAGCTGCTTGATTATTTCATCGCCGAGGCCGGACTGAAGCTCGGTGATTTCCATGCCGACTGCCAGATCCCGAAGACCGGCATCAGATTTTATACCAAAAGCAGATTCGTCGCCTCGCTATTCGGACGCGTTTTCGTAGTGAGGTTATCAAAATAAACAAATGGGCGTCGACAACCTGAAAAGCAAATTATTCCTCGGCTCAGCCTATCAGTACTCCGCAATAATTGTCGGTGCTTTTTTCGGCTTTTTAACAATAGCTTTGCTCGTCAGGAAGCTGTCTTTGGAAGATTTCGGTTTTTACAATTTCGTCGGCAGCTTCATCCTTTTTGTCGACATCGCCACCTCATTCGGCCTGGTTTCGGTCGTTCAGCGGTACTTGCCTGAATATCGTGCCAAAAAGGATGCCGGATTCCAGAAAAAGATCATCACTTCGGCCCTAGCCAGCCGTCTTGTCGCGATAATCGTTTTCGGTGCGGCATTTTTCTTCCTTAGAGATTATGTGATTGATTTTTTCAAGTTGCCGGAATACTTCAACGGCCTGCTGCCGCTGATACTTTTGCTGATTCTATTCAAGCTGCAATCGCAGATCGTGGGCGATGCGGCCTTGGTATCGATATTCGAGAATAAGTTTTTCGGCCTGGTCAAGAATTTTTATAACGTTTTCAAGTTCGCGCTTTTCTATCTGTCGTTGAGATCAGGTTACGGCATAACCGGAGTCCTGTATGTTTGGTGTTTCATGGAGTTAGCCGCGCTGTTGCTCTACTCTTACAAGATTAGGACAAGCGTTTACTCTTTACCCGAGAATGGCAGCACCGAAGCCTTGCCGTATCGCCGGTTCTTCAATTTCGGCGTGCAGTTGTGGATCCATAATATCTTGTACCTCTTCCGCGACCGGGTTGCTGATGTCTTTATCATCTCATACTTCTGGGGACAGGCGGAGGTGGGGCTTTATTCTTTGGCCTTCGGAATTCCGCTGACTGTTTTCGCC
The genomic region above belongs to Candidatus Falkowbacteria bacterium and contains:
- a CDS encoding glycosyltransferase — its product is MPKKDVKEYFDKIADKRDKWRARSSYYHDDIKSLMRFIVPAEASVLEIGTATGDVLAHLKPTRGLGVDISEGMIGIARKKYPDLRFEVADAENIKIDEKFDYILLSDMISFFDDIQGVFKELHKVSDHGSRIVITYYNYLWEPVMALAEKIGLKMPQPVQNWITKHDVENLLYLSGFEIVKTGQRLLIPKYIPVLSWLFNKYLAKMPLIKRLCLVNYCVARQRAEKYSSTIAPESVSVVIPARNEKGNIEDAVKRVPNMGSHTEIIFVEGNSTDDTLEEMKRVQAAYPDKDIKVFVQEGKGKGDAVRKGFKNATGDILMILDADLTVRPEELPKFYEALNQSAGEFINGSRLVYQLEDDSMRFLNILGNKFFSSMFSWLLDQEIKDTLCGTKVLRRTEYEKIIKGRSFFGDFDPFGDFDLLFGAAKLNLKIVDLPIRYQARVYGETNISRFRHGWILLKMCFFAMKKIKFI
- a CDS encoding oligosaccharide flippase family protein, which produces MGVDNLKSKLFLGSAYQYSAIIVGAFFGFLTIALLVRKLSLEDFGFYNFVGSFILFVDIATSFGLVSVVQRYLPEYRAKKDAGFQKKIITSALASRLVAIIVFGAAFFFLRDYVIDFFKLPEYFNGLLPLILLLILFKLQSQIVGDAALVSIFENKFFGLVKNFYNVFKFALFYLSLRSGYGITGVLYVWCFMELAALLLYSYKIRTSVYSLPENGSTEALPYRRFFNFGVQLWIHNILYLFRDRVADVFIISYFWGQAEVGLYSLAFGIPLTVFAFSPGNVLRSISISFLTHKYSLDHDKSTVNHFFQIINKVTFFTIWPVLVIFAVLAEEIMTIVFRSGHPGIVGWFAVSAGFAFIAQFLSAFSVVLYTIEESKIALRASTFYLYNLLMDLLLVPRFGYGGAILATGTTSILLIPYYLLTFKRFGLELRYPWKAFLVMVLNSVPMILVLYLASSHVKSIAQLGLISLVSFSVYLFASYCNKAFDESDRNFINEAMGRKVWNF
- a CDS encoding glycosyltransferase family 2 protein, which encodes MKLSILIPAFNEKTTILELLAKVEAVDLSSLGVEKEIVIIDDFSTDGTREMIKDYPGEAVKIFHDKNYGKGHAIRSGIAQMTGDIAIIQDADLEYDPNDYYKLVKPIIDGEAAVVYGSRYLNKNQKGGAFYYFGGRMLSVMANLLYGLKITDEPTCYKVFKADLLKSIDLKCEKFEFCPEVTAKVARQGHKILEVPINYYPRSVDEGKKIKLHDGLEAIWVLIKYRFIK
- a CDS encoding FkbM family methyltransferase yields the protein MLKDFLDKRIRRKTNSGFFMPEIDGLRFLAILMVVCIHVYGFVLVKYPYPGELGYPIFRGFFENGFKGVELFFVISGFILALPFAKHLLKGGAKVDIRKFYLRRLTRLEPPYMIALFATFFLLIIKHKYDFAGLFPGLLASVFYLHNFFDTLPWVNGVTWSLEIEMQFYLLAPFIAAVFGLSPKRRRALLAGLIFLLPAIQAFFPTDHRSLYNFLQYFLVGYLLVDFYLSGLTKTWSKSLNGLAGVCLLILIIYLPISDKFIGVRAGEPLYYQFIYLAAIFLFYLLVLSEGLWKKIFSNSLVAAIGGMCYTIYLWHELVISAVGNKSIHIFTGGGGALPVVVMVQLLIILPATVLVSLFFYVTIERPCMDQMWVKNLIMFLFKLANRLFSIQWLYKPLYFMYKRFSDRDKIAFLRDKINPGMTVVDIGANIGFYTILLSKLVGKTGKVYAFEPEKRNFDLLKKYAAGLDNVVLIDKAVGEKTGKIKLYKSKDLNVDHQTYDIGEGRTIEEIDCVAIDDFLADQPKVDFIKIDIQGYDFFAIKGMAKILAGNSLSIIGEFWPYGLEKAGVAPEEYLDFLKSLGYRLTEFGSDKDFTYEIKGDPKLYYLDYLAIK
- a CDS encoding helix-turn-helix domain-containing protein, translating into MTQEILPNAVYTTEEAEKLLKISNSTMKRMLKNGLIKANKVGKQYRILGLELLRLVSPKVEKKAIEKYLNLKKKVIEKTSSW
- a CDS encoding GtrA family protein, which codes for MERILNFVKTNYRQFGKYFIVGSSGLVIDMSTLIYLKEIWGFEPLTAVVVNQIFLLIYIFTLNKYWSFKEKSLPHKQIVRFAILAGFNYTFAVASMYLFNHKLGFDYRLVRMGSIAMMVTWNFFLYKHWVYKE
- a CDS encoding class I SAM-dependent methyltransferase codes for the protein MDLEKIVPEYHSNNFLVTWLFHKRLATSISLSETVLKMDGAKILDVGCGEGLLMKMIEGKYAGVQTFGMDNDKDVLALKGKVKGEVSVGDINRLEYADNTFDAAYCLDVLEHIEDLSKPGSELARVLKPGGLLIISGPTESPIYKLLRWVIKGTFSSIEGPAASPHLLNIYQIEKFFKGAKFALVSKKSLPLIRPLNLFNLLAFKNEK
- a CDS encoding NAD-dependent epimerase/dehydratase family protein; translation: MSKCLVTGGAGFIGSNLVDQLVKLGHEVVIIDDLKAGKREYINPAAAFHQLDIRDLEAIKPVFAGIDYVFHLAAWPRVQPSIQDPVTTHEVNLTGTLNVLVAARDAQVKKVVYSSSSSVYGNQEQMPLTESMPTNPLSPYALQKLCGEFYCRLFSEVYGLPTVCLRYFNVYGYRQPLEGAYTLVIGIFIRQKLAGEPLTIVGNGEQKRDYTSVIDIVRANIMAAESGVSKGESINIGRGRNFSVNEVAAIIGGPTAPLPERLEPKVTLADNGLAKELLGWEPTVNLPEWLEEHKKEIGLA
- a CDS encoding glycosyltransferase family 39 protein produces the protein MKNKLLLTIIALAFIIRLVPMFFLSYPVENDAPQYRDLGISLAEHLQYSRDGINPSIERPPGYPVFLAVLYKFFGQGKQMVIFFQVLLSTLTVWLTFWLSRLLTGKDKTALWAAALVALYPLFIYYNLFLYSETYAVVLFLLSLIFLLKGAKSNDRRMFFWSGLAFVFFFLTKPIFAPAGALYVAFVWLALPRGAALKSLALFMLPIVLVWGAWIGRNYKAFGTPLPFGVGLGPVLFGGNYPEFKAVWPGYDVVTKIAPPGNMSQIEYDAYLKSLAFKSIKENPGTTAKLFAYKAGKFLSTVRDFKEMVMFRGGSKNAFLLDVVFPILFQAYKYSKIILSLLFLAGSALVLRRFKDKESHPMILVATVSAFSLLAHSMLYVDERYHLTTFPLHVILAIYAFELIRNKYKNETINTDPSV
- a CDS encoding class I SAM-dependent methyltransferase: MKPSEREDNLYSSGKTTQVEREERLMLDMLGKGNGRLLDIGCGEGSISMKLKEMGYAVVGIDFSQVGVDLARQKGIDARQVDVDGGLPFSDAEYDAVWMGDILEHVFDPIQLLAESRRVINDGGSVYLTTPNDMWILTRIKALFGYSPQSSIYRACRQCKHHSVMSLELLDYFIAEAGLKLGDFHADCQIPKTGIRFYTKSRFVASLFGRVFVVRLSK